Proteins from one Camelina sativa cultivar DH55 chromosome 8, Cs, whole genome shotgun sequence genomic window:
- the LOC104707562 gene encoding origin of replication complex subunit 1B-like, translating to MATTTPRTKTFKSPAKTPTTNNIYRKSYQSPSLTPQTPQTITPLRRSARHVSRRIDLGNDPIDVPENESKEEMNLIRKRERAPPRKQSVDDVSESLKTPTKKTKVDSEVSFSPVSPNRREKRKNKSEEVKKTKTKKRVYYNRVEFDETGFEIGDDVYVKRREDANSDEEDPEIEDCKICFKSGGSDVMLECDDCLGGFHLKCLKPPLKDVPEGDWICQFCEVNKSGGGQSQTLVVPKPPEGKKLARTMREKLLSSDLWAARIEKLWKEVGDGVYWIRVRWYMIPEETVSGRQPHNLKRELYLTNDFADIEMDCVLRHCFVKCPKEFSKASNDGDDVFLCEYEYDVHWHSFKRLAELVDGDSDSDQEWNGRKEEEEIDDSDEEVEVEEDEESVVRGDSKGKRGLTSVKGGANSRKGRFFGLEKVGAKQIPEHVRCHKQTELEKAKATLLLATRPKSLPCRNREMEEITAFIKGSISDDQCLGRCMYIHGVPGTGKTISVLSVMKNLKAEVEAGNVNPYCFVEINGLKLASPENIYSVIYEALSGHRVGWKKALHSLNERFAEGKKIGKEDDKPCILLIDELDLLVTRNQSVLYNILDWPTKPNSKLIVLGIANTMDLPEKLLPRISSRMGIQRLCFGPYNHTQLQEIISTRLNGIDAFEKTAIEFASRKVAAISGDARRALEICRRAAEVADHRLKTNKTAKSQLVIMGDVEAAIQEMFQAPHIQVMKSVSKLSKIFLTAMVHELYKTGMAETTFDRVATTVSSICLTNGEAFPGWDILLKIGCDLGECRIILCEPGEKHRLQKLQLNFPSDDVAFALKENKDLPWLANYL from the coding sequence ATGGCCACCACCACTCCGAGAACCAAAACCTTCAAATCCCCAGCCAAAACCCCAACAACTAACAACATCTATCGCAAATCGTATCAATCCCCGTCACTCACTCCTCAAACCCCACAAACTATCACTCCTCTTCGTAGATCCGCTCGTCATGTCTCCCGTAGAATCGATCTGGGTAATGACCCAATCGATGTTCCCGAAAACGAATCGAAGGAAGAAATGAATCTGATTCGGAAACGAGAACGAGCGCCGCCGAGGAAACAATCGGTTGACGACGTTTCAGAGAGTCTTAAAACtccgacgaagaagacgaaggtaGATTCCGAAGTTTCGTTCTCTCCTGTTTCCCCAAATCGAAGGgagaagaggaaaaataaatctgaagaggttaagaagacgaagacgaagaagagagtTTATTACAATAGAGTTGAATTCGACGAGACCGGATTCGAAATCGGCGATGATGTTTAtgtgaagagaagagaagacgcGAATTCGGATGAAGAAGATCCAGAGATTGAAGATTGTAAGATTTGTTTCAAATCAGGTGGTAGTGATGTGATGCTTGAGTGTGATGATTGTTTAGGTGGGTTTCATTTGAAATGCTTGAAACCACCACTGAAGGATGTTCCTGAAGGTGATTGGATCTGTCAGTTTTGTGAGGTTAACAAGTCAGGTGGTGGTCAAAGTCAAACACTTGTTGTTCCTAAGCCACCGGAAGGGAAGAAACTGGCGAGGACTATGAGGGAGAAGCTTCTCTCTAGTGATTTATGGGCTGCTCGGATTGAGAAGTTGTGGAAAGAGGTTGGTGACGGTGTGTATTGGATTAGGGTTCGTTGGTATATGATACCTGAAGAGACGGTTTCGGGGAGGCAACCGCATAATCTGAAACGTGAGCTTTATTTGACTAATGATTTTGCTGATATTGAGATGGACTGTGTTCTTAGGCATTGTTTTGTCAAGTGTCCTAAGGAGTTTTCAAAGGCGAgtaatgatggtgatgatgtgtTTTTGTGTGAGTATGAGTATGATGTGCATTGGCATAGTTTTAAGCGTTTGGCTGAATTGGTTGATGGAGATTCTGATAGTGACCAAGAGTGGAATGGTaggaaagaggaggaggagattgatgATAGTGATGAAGAGGTGGAggttgaggaagatgaagaaagtgtTGTTCGTGGAGATTCAAAGGGTAAGAGAGGTTTAACGAGTGTGAAAGGAGGTGCGAATTCTCGTAAAGGTCGTTTCTTTGGGCTTGAGAAGGTGGGAGCGAAGCAGATTCCTGAACATGTGAGATGTCATAAGCAGACTGAGTTGGAAAAGGCGAAAGCTACTTTGTTGTTGGCTACACGTCCTAAGTCTCTTCCTTGTAGGAACAGAGAAATGGAAGAGATTACTGCGTTTATAAAGGGTTCAATCTCGGATGATCAGTGTTTAGGAAGATGTATGTACATTCATGGTGTTCCCGGGACTGGGAAGACTATTAGTGTGCTATCAGTGATGAAAAATCTGAAGGCTGAGGTTGAAGCTGGAAATGTAAATCCATATTGCTTTGTGGAGATCAATGGTCTCAAGCTGGCTTCACCTGAGAACATTTACAGTGTTATCTATGAAGCATTGAGTGGTCATCGTGTCGGTTGGAAGAAAGCTTTACACTCTCTGAATGAGAGGTTTGCAGAAGGAAAAAAGATTGGTAAAGAGGATGACAAGCCTTGCATACTTCTCATCGACGAACTTGACCTTCTAGTCACTAGAAATCAGTCGGTTTTATACAACATTCTGGATTGGCCTACCAAGCCTAACTCTAAATTGATTGTGTTGGGAATAGCAAACACTATGGATCTTCCAGAGAAGTTGCTTCCTCGGATTTCAAGCAGAATGGGAATACAGAGACTTTGTTTTGGTCCTTATAACCACACTCAGCTACAAGAAATCATTTCTACAAGGCTGAACGGAATCGATGCTTTTGAGAAGACAGCTATTGAATTCGCTTCGAGAAAAGTAGCTGCGATTTCAGGAGATGCAAGACGTGCCCTTGAGATATGCAGGCGTGCTGCAGAAGTAGCGGATCACCGTCTAAAGACTAACAAAACCGCAAAGAGTCAGCTGGTGATTATGGGAGATGTTGAAGCAGCTATTCAAGAGATGTTTCAGGCACCTCATATTCAAGTTATGAAGAGTGTATCGAAACTGAGTAAGATCTTCTTGACGGCTATGGTTCATGAGCTTTACAAAACAGGAATGGCAGAGACAACCTTCGACAGAGTGGCAACCACAGTATCGTCTATTTGCTTAACCAATGGAGAAGCTTTTCCGGGTTGGGACATTCTTCTCAAAATCGGTTGTGATCTTGGTGAATGCAGAATCATTCTCTGTGAACCTGGAGAGAAGCATAGGTTGCAGAAGCTGCAGCTGAATTTTCCAAGTGATGATGTTGCCTTTGCattgaaagaaaacaaggaTCTTCCATGGTTGGCCAATtacttgtga
- the LOC104707563 gene encoding mitochondrial pyruvate carrier 2-like, protein MATSKLQALWNHPAGPKTIHFWAPTFKWGISIANIADFQKPPENISYLQQIAVTCTGMIWCRCSTVITPKNWNLFSVNVAMAATGLYQLTRKIKYDYVVSEAETTAVENVSS, encoded by the exons ATGGCGACATCGAAGCTTCAAGCTCTATGGAATCACCCGGCAGGACCTAAGACAA TTCATTTCTGGGCTCCAACGTTTAAATGGGGTATAAGCATTGCTAACATCGCAGATTTCCAGAAACCTCCAGAAAACATTTCATACCTTCAGCAAATTG CTGTGACATGTACGGGAATGATATGGTGTCGTTGCAGCACTGTGATTACTCCT aaaaacTGGAACCTGTTTAGTGTTAATGTTGCCATGGCAGCCACTGGGCTATATCAACTTACTCGTAAAATAAA GTATGATTATGTTGTATCCGAAGCGGAGACTACTGCTGTTGAAAATGTTTCTTCATAA